One region of Vibrio pelagius genomic DNA includes:
- the sfsA gene encoding DNA/RNA nuclease SfsA, with translation MHFDPPLESATLIKRYKRFLTDIKLPDGSERTIHCANTGAMTGCAEPGNTVWYSTSDNPKRKYPNSWEISETAQGDRICVNTARANQLAVEAIQNGAIVELSDYQSLRTEVKYGSENSRIDILLEDETKADCYIEVKSVTLLADDPCVEKGQGYFPDAVTTRGQKHLRELTEMAESGQRAVLLFTVLHSGIEKVSAAHHIDAKYSLLLKQAQDAGVEVICYKAELNNTQMALNQAVEFIA, from the coding sequence ATGCACTTCGATCCTCCTTTAGAGTCTGCGACTCTTATAAAACGCTATAAACGTTTCCTTACAGACATCAAACTTCCTGACGGCAGTGAACGTACTATCCATTGTGCCAATACTGGTGCGATGACAGGTTGCGCTGAACCGGGAAACACCGTGTGGTACTCGACCTCCGACAACCCTAAGAGAAAATACCCAAACAGTTGGGAGATCTCAGAAACAGCACAAGGCGATCGAATTTGTGTGAACACTGCCCGCGCTAACCAATTGGCAGTGGAAGCGATTCAAAATGGCGCTATAGTTGAACTTTCGGATTATCAATCACTGCGTACCGAAGTGAAATATGGCAGTGAGAATAGCCGGATAGATATTTTGCTCGAGGATGAAACCAAGGCCGATTGCTATATCGAAGTGAAAAGCGTCACGCTACTAGCAGATGACCCATGTGTTGAAAAGGGACAAGGCTACTTTCCAGACGCCGTTACTACGCGTGGTCAAAAGCATCTGCGTGAACTCACAGAAATGGCAGAATCTGGTCAAAGAGCAGTACTTTTATTCACTGTTTTACATTCAGGTATTGAAAAAGTCTCAGCGGCACACCATATAGACGCCAAATATTCATTATTACTAAAACAAGCACAAGACGCGGGTGTTGAAGTTATCTGTTACAAAGCGGAGCTCAACAATACTCAAATGGCATTGAATCAAGCGGTTGAATTCATCGCTTGA
- the dksA gene encoding RNA polymerase-binding protein DksA, with product MPESKKKALGILAIAGVEPYQEKPGEEYMSPEQMAHFTKILEAWRNQLREEVDRTVHHMQDEAANFPDPVDRASQEEEFSLELRNRDRERRLIKKIEKTLDKIEEDDFGFCDSCGIEIGIRRLEARPTADLCIDCKTLAEIKEKQMQG from the coding sequence ATGCCAGAATCTAAGAAAAAAGCGCTAGGCATCCTAGCAATCGCAGGTGTTGAACCATATCAAGAAAAGCCAGGTGAAGAGTACATGTCACCTGAGCAAATGGCTCATTTTACAAAGATTTTAGAAGCTTGGCGCAACCAGCTCAGGGAAGAAGTTGATCGTACTGTTCACCACATGCAGGACGAGGCAGCAAATTTCCCAGACCCAGTTGACCGCGCTTCTCAAGAAGAAGAGTTCAGCTTAGAGCTACGTAACCGTGACCGTGAACGTCGTCTAATCAAGAAGATTGAGAAGACACTAGACAAGATCGAAGAAGACGATTTCGGCTTCTGTGACTCTTGTGGTATCGAAATCGGTATTCGTCGTCTTGAAGCTCGCCCGACTGCTGATCTTTGTATTGACTGTAAAACACTTGCAGAAATCAAAGAAAAACAGATGCAAGGTTAA
- the gluQRS gene encoding tRNA glutamyl-Q(34) synthetase GluQRS: MSYIGRFAPSPSGPLHFGSLVAALGSYFQAKSQKGQWLVRMEDLDPPREMPGAADLILKTLETYQLHWDGEVVYQSHRHAAYQAQIEQWLTEQQAYYCECTRKQIKALGGFYNGHCRHAALNDNGERAVRLVMNHPIESFEDIRHGTMSIPAELAKEDFIIKRRDGLFAYNLAVVLDDIAQGVTEVVRGADLIEPTGRQISLYKALNRPQVSYLHLPLATDATGNKLSKQNHAQGIDLDNPKPALLSAMRFLGFTLPFDIEQGSLSEILAWGCQHWRINQLPDTLHKEHRD; the protein is encoded by the coding sequence ATGAGTTATATCGGGCGCTTTGCACCTTCTCCTTCTGGCCCTCTTCATTTTGGCTCACTTGTGGCTGCACTCGGTAGCTACTTCCAAGCAAAATCACAAAAGGGACAATGGCTAGTGCGCATGGAGGATCTTGATCCACCGCGCGAAATGCCAGGAGCCGCCGATCTTATATTAAAAACCTTAGAGACCTATCAGTTGCATTGGGATGGCGAAGTCGTATACCAGAGTCATCGACACGCGGCTTACCAAGCTCAGATTGAACAGTGGCTTACCGAACAGCAAGCTTACTACTGCGAATGTACCCGCAAGCAGATAAAAGCCCTAGGTGGCTTCTACAACGGTCACTGTCGTCACGCAGCGCTAAACGATAATGGTGAACGTGCGGTACGCCTAGTGATGAATCACCCTATTGAGTCATTTGAGGATATTCGCCACGGCACCATGAGCATCCCTGCCGAACTCGCTAAAGAAGACTTTATTATCAAGCGCCGCGACGGTTTATTCGCCTACAACCTAGCGGTAGTACTGGATGATATCGCTCAAGGCGTGACAGAGGTCGTGAGAGGAGCTGACTTAATCGAGCCTACAGGCCGTCAAATCAGTCTCTATAAAGCGCTCAATCGGCCACAAGTCAGTTATCTTCATTTGCCTTTAGCGACCGATGCTACAGGTAACAAGCTCTCAAAGCAGAATCATGCACAAGGCATCGATTTAGATAACCCTAAACCGGCCCTTTTGAGCGCCATGCGCTTTCTCGGTTTCACTTTACCTTTCGACATTGAGCAGGGCTCTTTAAGCGAGATTTTGGCTTGGGGCTGTCAGCATTGGCGTATCAATCAGCTACCCGATACACTGCATAAAGAGCACCGTGATTGA
- the pcnB gene encoding polynucleotide adenylyltransferase PcnB, with the protein MNTNDNTPSEQRGFHDLALNIYTRQEHNISRKQISDNALKVLYRLNGAGFDAFLVGGGVRDLLLGSQPKDFDIATNATPEQIKNLFRNCRLIGRRFRLAHIMFGRDIIEVATFRGHHQEPSKNVSAQSKEGMLLRDNVYGSVDEDAERRDFTINAMYYNIADYSIHDYAGGVEDLEDRLIRLIGDPETRYREDPVRMLRAMRFSAKLDFDIEEDTADPIEELAHLLKDIPAARLYEESLKLLQSGYGLETYHLMREYNLFQQMFPAVAEFFTEDYSSQTEQMLDLVLDSTDLRIEDGKRVNPAFMFAAILWYPMNKLAEKLADELGLSQYDAIMEASNVILDQQVKSIAIPRRHTATIREVWQLQLRLPRRNGKRAQRLMELNKFRAGFDFLEMRGEIEGGETQELAKWWERYQSAGRNMRQAMANDVAPPSKSGHRRRKTYRNKKSKPSS; encoded by the coding sequence ATGAATACAAACGACAATACCCCTAGCGAACAACGTGGATTCCACGATTTAGCTCTGAATATTTACACTCGACAAGAGCACAATATTTCACGCAAGCAGATCAGTGATAACGCACTCAAAGTGTTATATCGCCTGAATGGTGCGGGTTTTGACGCATTCCTAGTCGGTGGTGGTGTGCGAGATTTACTGCTCGGCTCACAACCGAAAGATTTCGACATCGCGACTAACGCGACGCCAGAGCAGATCAAAAACCTATTCAGAAACTGCCGTCTTATCGGTCGTCGCTTCCGCCTTGCGCACATCATGTTTGGTCGTGACATCATCGAAGTCGCCACCTTCCGTGGTCACCACCAAGAACCATCGAAAAACGTATCAGCTCAGTCTAAAGAAGGCATGTTGCTGCGTGATAACGTCTACGGCAGCGTAGATGAAGATGCAGAGCGTCGTGACTTCACCATCAATGCGATGTACTACAACATTGCAGACTACAGCATCCACGATTACGCTGGTGGTGTAGAAGACTTAGAAGATCGATTGATCCGCCTGATTGGTGATCCAGAAACTCGCTACCGTGAAGACCCGGTGCGTATGCTTCGTGCAATGCGCTTCTCTGCGAAACTAGACTTTGACATCGAAGAAGACACGGCTGATCCAATTGAAGAGTTGGCACACCTGCTAAAAGATATCCCAGCGGCTCGTCTCTATGAAGAGTCACTAAAGCTTCTTCAATCAGGCTACGGCCTTGAGACTTACCACCTAATGCGCGAGTACAATCTGTTCCAACAGATGTTCCCAGCGGTGGCTGAGTTCTTTACTGAAGACTACTCTTCTCAGACAGAACAGATGCTAGACTTGGTGCTCGATTCCACTGACCTACGTATCGAAGATGGAAAACGCGTTAACCCAGCCTTTATGTTTGCGGCCATCTTGTGGTACCCGATGAACAAACTGGCAGAGAAGCTGGCCGATGAGCTTGGTCTTTCTCAATATGACGCTATCATGGAAGCGAGCAATGTTATTCTTGATCAACAAGTTAAGAGCATCGCTATTCCACGTCGTCACACAGCGACGATTCGTGAAGTATGGCAACTGCAACTTCGCCTACCTCGTCGCAACGGCAAGCGCGCTCAACGCCTAATGGAGCTCAACAAGTTCCGTGCTGGCTTTGACTTCCTTGAGATGCGCGGCGAGATCGAAGGTGGTGAAACCCAAGAGCTTGCTAAATGGTGGGAGCGCTACCAAAGCGCAGGACGCAACATGCGTCAAGCGATGGCAAACGATGTAGCGCCACCATCAAAATCAGGTCATCGACGCCGTAAGACTTACCGCAACAAGAAAAGTAAGCCGTCATCATGA
- the folK gene encoding 2-amino-4-hydroxy-6-hydroxymethyldihydropteridine diphosphokinase, protein MITAYIAVGSNLADPVSQANLAIETLKSLPQSKFIATSKLYSSTPMGPQNQPDYINAVVAIETELTPIELLNCTQAIEQEQGRVRKDERWGPRTLDLDIILYGNEVIDSERLTVPHYGMKEREFVLYPLAEIAPSLQLPDGTELSELLKVVDKNGLNVWQK, encoded by the coding sequence ATGATCACAGCGTATATCGCGGTCGGCAGTAATCTGGCCGACCCTGTAAGCCAAGCTAATTTGGCTATCGAAACATTAAAAAGCCTACCGCAATCAAAGTTTATTGCGACCTCTAAGCTATATAGTAGCACTCCAATGGGGCCGCAAAATCAACCCGATTACATCAACGCGGTGGTCGCTATTGAGACCGAATTAACGCCAATTGAACTGCTCAACTGCACCCAAGCGATTGAGCAAGAGCAAGGGCGTGTCCGTAAAGATGAGCGTTGGGGGCCAAGAACCCTGGACCTAGACATCATCTTATACGGCAATGAGGTGATCGATTCAGAGCGCTTAACTGTTCCTCACTACGGAATGAAAGAGCGAGAGTTTGTTCTTTACCCGCTAGCTGAAATCGCACCAAGTTTACAACTCCCTGATGGGACTGAGCTCAGCGAACTGCTGAAAGTAGTCGATAAAAACGGGCTCAATGTTTGGCAAAAATAA
- the panB gene encoding 3-methyl-2-oxobutanoate hydroxymethyltransferase, with product MKKVTINDLIKCKREGRKFATSTAYDASFSQLFESQEIPVLLVGDSLGMVLQGQTDTLPVTVEDIAYHTRSVRAGSPNCLLMADMPFMSYATPEQACENAAKIIRAGANMVKIEGGSWLVDTVKMLTERAVPVCAHLGLTPQSVNIFGGYKVQGRDDEQADKMVADALALQEAGAQIVLLECVPASLAKRITEACDLPVIGIGAGNVTDGQILVMHDMFGISANYMPKFSKNFLAETGDMRKAVAKYKEDVESARFPDDAHTIA from the coding sequence ATGAAAAAAGTAACCATTAACGACCTGATCAAGTGCAAACGTGAAGGCCGCAAATTTGCAACGTCAACGGCTTACGATGCCAGCTTCAGTCAGCTATTCGAAAGCCAAGAGATCCCAGTCCTTTTAGTCGGTGATTCGCTTGGTATGGTACTGCAAGGCCAAACCGACACACTGCCAGTTACCGTTGAAGACATTGCGTACCACACTCGTTCAGTACGCGCAGGCAGCCCTAACTGCCTGTTGATGGCTGACATGCCATTCATGAGCTACGCAACACCTGAACAAGCTTGTGAAAACGCAGCAAAGATCATTCGCGCTGGTGCCAACATGGTTAAGATTGAAGGTGGCAGCTGGCTGGTAGATACAGTGAAAATGCTAACAGAGCGCGCTGTACCAGTTTGTGCGCACCTAGGTTTAACGCCTCAGTCGGTAAACATCTTTGGTGGTTACAAAGTACAAGGTCGCGATGACGAGCAAGCCGATAAAATGGTGGCAGACGCATTGGCTCTACAAGAAGCTGGCGCGCAAATCGTTCTTCTTGAATGTGTACCGGCTTCATTGGCAAAACGTATTACTGAAGCCTGTGATTTACCAGTAATCGGTATTGGTGCGGGCAATGTGACCGACGGTCAAATCCTAGTTATGCACGACATGTTCGGTATTTCTGCGAACTATATGCCTAAATTCTCTAAGAATTTCTTAGCGGAAACAGGGGATATGCGTAAAGCCGTGGCTAAATATAAAGAAGATGTTGAGAGCGCACGTTTCCCTGATGACGCTCACACAATCGCTTAG
- the panC gene encoding pantoate--beta-alanine ligase has translation MQSFAEVAALREQIKQYKRDGRTVAFVPTMGNLHEGHLTLVRKARELADIVVVSIFVNPMQFDRADDLNNYPRTLEADLSKLTGEGVELVFTPTPEIMYPAGLDKQTFVEVPGLSHMLEGASRPGHFRGVATIVTKLFNIVQPDVACFGEKDFQQLAVIRQMTADLALDIDIVGVPTVREMDGLAMSSRNGNLTIDERQRAPVLARTMRWISSAIRGGRDDYASVIEDATDQLRAADIQPDEIFICDAKTLQSITSESTQAVILMSAFLGKTRLIDNQVLDLVTETKDEVKEEPAE, from the coding sequence ATGCAATCTTTCGCTGAAGTAGCGGCTCTTCGTGAGCAGATTAAGCAATATAAACGTGATGGACGCACTGTTGCTTTCGTTCCTACTATGGGCAACCTTCATGAGGGTCACCTTACTCTAGTAAGAAAAGCGCGTGAATTGGCTGATATCGTTGTGGTTAGTATCTTCGTCAACCCAATGCAGTTTGATCGCGCAGACGATCTTAACAACTACCCTCGTACTCTAGAAGCTGACTTGAGCAAATTGACTGGTGAAGGCGTTGAGTTGGTATTTACACCAACGCCAGAGATCATGTACCCAGCAGGCCTTGATAAACAGACGTTTGTTGAAGTACCAGGCCTCTCTCACATGCTAGAGGGGGCTTCTCGTCCAGGTCACTTCCGTGGTGTAGCAACGATCGTAACCAAGTTGTTCAACATCGTTCAGCCTGATGTTGCCTGCTTCGGTGAAAAAGATTTCCAACAGCTTGCAGTCATTCGTCAAATGACAGCCGATCTGGCACTCGATATCGACATTGTGGGTGTACCTACGGTACGTGAGATGGACGGCTTAGCAATGAGCTCTCGTAACGGCAACCTTACGATAGATGAGCGTCAACGTGCTCCAGTACTGGCTCGTACTATGCGTTGGATCAGCAGTGCTATCCGTGGTGGTCGTGACGACTATGCGTCAGTAATTGAAGATGCTACTGATCAGCTTCGCGCTGCAGACATACAACCGGATGAGATCTTCATCTGCGATGCTAAAACTCTGCAATCCATCACTTCTGAATCCACGCAAGCAGTCATTCTTATGTCAGCCTTCTTAGGCAAGACTCGTCTTATCGACAACCAAGTTCTTGATTTGGTGACGGAAACAAAAGATGAAGTGAAAGAAGAACCCGCTGAGTAA
- a CDS encoding ABC transporter permease: MYSLYWTAFRSLLNKEINRFTRIWVQTLVPPAITMTLYFIIFGNLIGARIGEMNGFSYMEYIVPGLIMMSVITNSYSNVASSFFSAKFQKNIEELLVAPVPNYVIIAGFVMGGVVRGLLVGAIVTFVSLFFVDLQVDHWGVIIATVFLTSVVFALGGLINAVFARTFDDISIIPTFILTPLTYLGGVFYSISLLPEFWQGVSKLNPIVYMVNAFRYGFLGVSDVGIVTSFGVLGVFIVVLYGVAHYLVTKGIGLRS, from the coding sequence ATGTACAGCTTATATTGGACCGCTTTTCGCAGCTTATTGAACAAAGAAATCAACCGTTTTACTCGTATTTGGGTGCAAACACTTGTGCCGCCAGCGATCACTATGACGCTCTATTTTATTATTTTCGGTAACCTGATTGGTGCGCGAATTGGTGAAATGAACGGTTTTAGCTATATGGAATACATAGTACCTGGCTTGATTATGATGTCGGTAATTACTAACTCTTATTCGAATGTGGCGTCGTCGTTCTTTAGTGCGAAGTTCCAAAAGAACATTGAAGAGCTATTGGTCGCGCCTGTACCGAATTACGTAATCATTGCGGGTTTCGTGATGGGCGGAGTTGTTCGTGGTTTATTGGTTGGTGCTATTGTAACTTTTGTGTCGCTGTTCTTCGTTGATCTGCAAGTTGATCATTGGGGCGTGATCATTGCAACGGTATTTTTAACGTCAGTAGTATTTGCGTTGGGTGGTCTTATTAATGCGGTATTTGCGCGTACCTTTGATGATATCTCAATTATTCCAACGTTTATCCTAACGCCTCTGACTTACCTTGGCGGAGTGTTCTACTCAATCAGTCTACTGCCTGAATTCTGGCAAGGTGTCTCTAAGTTGAACCCGATTGTGTATATGGTTAATGCGTTCAGATATGGCTTCTTGGGCGTGTCGGATGTCGGTATTGTGACCTCGTTTGGCGTACTGGGTGTATTTATTGTAGTGCTTTATGGCGTTGCCCATTACTTGGTGACAAAGGGCATAGGTTTACGTAGCTAG
- a CDS encoding ABC transporter ATP-binding protein — protein MYALEIEQLRKTYTGGFEALKGISLQVKKGDFYALLGPNGAGKSTTIGVISSLVNKTSGKVKVFGFDIDQDLELAKQNLGLVPQEFNFNPFETVEQIVLQQAGYYGVSKSLAKERAKKYLSKLDLWEKRSERARNLSGGMKRRLMIARALMHEPQLLILDEPTAGVDIELRRSMWEFLQEINEKQGITIILTTHYLEEAEMLCRNIGIIHRGELIENTTMKSLLNKLSVETFILDLEEGAPEPTLQGVNSQAMVNGSLEIEIDKALGLNTIFSQLTEQGINVLSMRNKANRLEELFVSIVREGSK, from the coding sequence ATGTACGCATTAGAAATAGAACAACTTAGAAAGACCTACACCGGTGGGTTTGAGGCTCTAAAAGGCATCAGCCTGCAGGTGAAAAAAGGCGACTTTTACGCACTACTTGGACCCAATGGTGCGGGTAAATCGACAACGATTGGGGTTATCTCCTCGCTGGTAAACAAAACTTCGGGCAAGGTAAAAGTGTTTGGTTTCGACATCGACCAAGATCTTGAACTGGCTAAACAGAACCTTGGTCTAGTACCTCAAGAGTTTAATTTTAACCCGTTTGAAACCGTTGAGCAGATCGTACTTCAACAGGCAGGCTACTACGGGGTGTCTAAGTCTCTAGCTAAAGAGCGTGCTAAAAAGTATCTATCTAAGCTCGATCTGTGGGAAAAACGCAGCGAACGAGCAAGAAACCTATCTGGTGGTATGAAACGTCGTTTGATGATCGCTCGCGCACTGATGCATGAACCTCAATTACTGATCTTAGATGAACCTACAGCCGGTGTTGATATTGAACTACGTCGTTCAATGTGGGAATTCCTACAAGAGATCAACGAGAAACAGGGTATCACTATCATCCTAACGACTCACTATTTGGAAGAAGCGGAGATGCTGTGTCGTAATATCGGCATCATTCATCGTGGTGAGTTGATAGAGAACACGACCATGAAGTCACTACTGAATAAGCTTAGCGTTGAAACCTTCATTCTCGATTTAGAAGAGGGGGCACCTGAGCCGACATTACAAGGGGTCAATAGCCAAGCGATGGTGAATGGCTCTCTAGAGATCGAGATTGATAAAGCCTTAGGTTTGAACACCATCTTTAGCCAACTTACAGAGCAAGGTATTAATGTATTGTCGATGCGTAACAAAGCGAACCGTTTGGAAGAGCTATTTGTGAGCATCGTGCGAGAGGGGAGTAAATAA
- a CDS encoding SulP family inorganic anion transporter yields MFGSRFADINLKGDMFGGVTTAIISLPLALAFGVASGAGAEAGLWGAIMVGLFAALFGGSNTLISEPTGPMTVIMTAVLTSMMAKYPETGLAMTFTVVMMAGAFQVLLGTLKLGKYITLMPYSVISGFMSGIGVILIILQLSPLLGHAAPAGGVMGTLSALPDTVANMKFSELFLGLLTLGILFFFPKQYRKYVPAQLVALVAVTLLSVILFDTDAIRRIGEIPAGLPSLVVPHIDASMFTEMVIDALVLGTLGCIDTLLTAVIGDSLTRKEHDSDKELRGQGLANMISGLFGALPGAGATMGTVTNIQVGARSPLSGVIRALVLALVVLVAGGLTEPIPMAVLAGIAVYVGFNILDWSFIQRAHRVSFAGMAIMYGVMLLTVFVDLIVAVGLGVFISNIIIIERLSREQARQVKAISDADEDDVPLSDSERGLLDMANGKVLFFYLSGPMIFSVSKAISRQHTSISDYEAMILDLTDVPMIDVTVGLALENAIKDALDANCEVYLLCPNDNTRQQLEKFHVLDLVPESNTYRFRYEALRAATNYVARDEHELGSA; encoded by the coding sequence TTGTTTGGAAGTCGTTTTGCAGATATCAATCTCAAAGGGGATATGTTCGGCGGTGTCACTACAGCCATTATCTCATTACCTTTGGCGTTGGCATTTGGTGTTGCTTCTGGTGCAGGCGCTGAAGCAGGTCTATGGGGAGCGATCATGGTCGGCCTATTTGCCGCACTATTTGGTGGTTCCAATACACTGATCTCTGAGCCAACAGGCCCAATGACGGTGATCATGACAGCGGTATTGACCAGTATGATGGCTAAGTACCCTGAAACGGGATTGGCAATGACCTTTACCGTGGTGATGATGGCGGGTGCATTTCAGGTGTTACTCGGAACGTTAAAGTTAGGAAAATACATAACTTTGATGCCATATAGCGTGATCTCCGGTTTTATGTCGGGTATCGGAGTTATTCTAATCATCCTACAGCTTTCTCCACTTCTCGGTCATGCAGCACCTGCAGGTGGTGTTATGGGGACCTTGTCAGCACTGCCTGACACAGTGGCAAATATGAAGTTCAGTGAGTTGTTTCTTGGTTTACTGACGCTGGGCATTCTATTTTTCTTCCCTAAGCAGTATCGAAAATATGTTCCCGCGCAATTGGTAGCCTTGGTTGCTGTAACACTGCTTTCGGTTATTTTGTTTGATACTGATGCGATTCGCCGCATTGGTGAAATCCCTGCTGGTTTGCCATCGCTGGTTGTGCCACATATTGATGCTTCTATGTTTACCGAGATGGTCATTGATGCATTGGTGTTAGGTACTTTAGGCTGTATTGATACACTTTTGACCGCTGTTATTGGGGACTCTTTGACTCGTAAAGAGCACGATTCGGATAAAGAGCTGCGTGGTCAAGGTTTAGCAAATATGATCTCTGGTCTGTTCGGTGCCCTTCCGGGTGCGGGTGCAACCATGGGAACCGTAACCAACATTCAGGTTGGTGCGCGCTCTCCATTATCGGGTGTGATTCGTGCATTAGTACTTGCACTAGTTGTTCTGGTGGCTGGTGGTTTGACTGAACCTATCCCAATGGCGGTACTGGCGGGCATTGCGGTGTATGTGGGTTTCAATATCCTTGACTGGAGTTTCATACAGCGTGCACACCGTGTGAGCTTTGCGGGTATGGCGATCATGTATGGCGTTATGTTGCTAACTGTATTCGTTGATCTAATTGTGGCGGTTGGCCTTGGTGTCTTTATTTCTAACATCATCATCATTGAGCGATTGAGCCGTGAGCAAGCGCGTCAAGTGAAGGCGATCAGTGATGCCGATGAAGATGATGTACCTTTATCGGACAGTGAGCGTGGCTTGCTGGATATGGCCAATGGCAAAGTGTTGTTCTTCTATCTATCTGGGCCAATGATCTTCAGTGTCTCTAAGGCGATTTCTCGTCAGCACACCAGCATCTCCGATTATGAGGCGATGATTCTCGATCTCACGGATGTACCTATGATTGATGTAACGGTTGGTCTTGCTCTGGAGAATGCGATTAAGGATGCTCTGGACGCCAACTGTGAAGTGTACTTATTGTGTCCGAATGACAATACTCGTCAACAGCTTGAAAAGTTCCATGTGCTTGACCTCGTACCAGAGTCGAATACCTATCGCTTCCGTTATGAAGCACTACGAGCTGCAACTAACTACGTGGCACGTGATGAGCATGAACTCGGCTCCGCTTAG
- the can gene encoding carbonate dehydratase, with the protein MPEIKQLFENNSKWSDEIRSERPEYFTTLEEGQNPGFLWIGCSDSRVPAERLTGLYSGELFVHRNVANQVIHTDLNCLSVVQYAVDVLKVKHIIICGHYGCGGVNAAIDNPKLGLINNWLLHIRDNYLKYRKQIEALPREQWGDKLCEINVAEQVYNLGNSTIMQSAWERGQEVEIHGVVYGIGDGKLKDLGVRCSSNDTLENSHLEALNKILTTPLLGQQG; encoded by the coding sequence ATGCCAGAAATAAAACAGCTTTTTGAAAACAATTCCAAATGGTCTGATGAAATTCGTTCAGAACGACCTGAATATTTTACCACGCTTGAAGAGGGTCAAAACCCGGGGTTTCTTTGGATCGGCTGTTCAGATAGTCGCGTACCGGCTGAGCGCTTAACAGGGCTCTATTCTGGTGAGCTGTTTGTCCACCGCAATGTGGCAAACCAAGTCATTCATACCGACCTTAACTGCCTATCCGTTGTGCAATATGCGGTTGATGTTTTGAAAGTGAAACACATCATCATCTGCGGTCACTACGGCTGTGGCGGTGTGAATGCAGCGATTGATAACCCTAAACTGGGTCTTATCAATAACTGGCTACTGCACATCCGTGATAACTATTTAAAGTATCGCAAACAAATTGAAGCGCTACCTCGTGAACAATGGGGTGATAAGCTCTGTGAAATCAACGTTGCTGAGCAGGTCTACAACTTAGGTAATTCCACTATTATGCAGAGTGCTTGGGAGCGCGGCCAAGAGGTTGAAATCCACGGCGTTGTGTATGGTATCGGTGATGGCAAACTGAAAGATCTTGGTGTGCGTTGTTCAAGCAACGATACCCTAGAGAACAGTCATTTAGAGGCATTGAACAAGATTCTAACCACGCCTCTTCTAGGGCAGCAAGGCTAA
- the hpt gene encoding hypoxanthine phosphoribosyltransferase, with protein MKHTVEVMISEQEVQDRVQELGKQITEHYQGSEDLVLVGLLRGSFVFMADLARAIDITHCVDFMTASSYGNTMESSRDVRILKDLDDDIKGKDVLLVEDIIDTGNTLNKVKEILSLREPKSVRICTLLDKPSRREVDVEVNWIGFEIPDEFVVGVGIDYAQKYRHLPYIGKVVPQE; from the coding sequence ATGAAACATACAGTTGAAGTCATGATCTCTGAGCAAGAAGTTCAAGATCGAGTGCAAGAGCTAGGCAAACAGATCACCGAGCACTATCAAGGTAGTGAAGATCTTGTGTTGGTAGGCCTATTACGTGGATCATTTGTATTCATGGCAGATTTAGCACGTGCAATCGATATTACTCACTGCGTTGATTTCATGACAGCTTCTAGCTACGGCAACACAATGGAAAGCTCGCGTGATGTGCGTATCCTTAAAGACCTAGATGATGACATCAAAGGTAAAGATGTACTGCTAGTTGAAGATATCATCGATACTGGCAATACGCTGAACAAGGTAAAAGAGATCCTAAGCCTGCGTGAGCCTAAGTCGGTACGAATCTGTACACTATTAGATAAGCCATCTCGTCGTGAAGTAGACGTAGAAGTAAACTGGATCGGTTTTGAGATCCCTGACGAGTTTGTTGTGGGTGTAGGTATCGACTACGCTCAGAAATACCGTCACCTACCATACATCGGCAAGGTTGTACCTCAAGAGTAA